The genomic region CAGAATTCAACACCATCTGGAATTATAGACGTGAAATTATAAAACTACTTGCCCCATCACTGGATCAAACTTTCTGGGATGGGGAACTTGCTTTCACTATGGACAAATTGAAGGTTCGTCCAAAAGTATACTGGATATGGAATCACAGGGTTTGGTGTTTAGAGCATTATCCTAATTCTCCCTTGAAAATCTGgttgaaagaattagcCATTGTTGGCAAATTACTGGAAATGGATGCGAGAAATTTCCATGGATGGCATTACAGAAGATACATCGTAAGCACAGTAGAACGCTTAAGCGGAAACTGTCTAAATTCACAAGAGTTTGAATACACAACCGCGAaaataaatcaaaatatctcTAACTTTAGCGCGTGGTTCCAACGAACGAATATAATTGAACATATGCTGGCGAGAGATCAAATAGCTGACAAAGAGTCCTTCATCGACGATGAATTTCAGTACATAAAGAATGCCATGTTCACTGATGCTGAAGATCAATCTGTCTGGACGTATCTGATCTGGTTTATTAAAGAGAGTGCACTAAAAGAGCATATGACGTCAGAAAAGTATAGCAGTATGCTAAAAGAACTAACCGAGATCATTGAACTTATAaacgatgatgatattagTTTCTCTGGAAAGGATAATATTTGGTGTCTAAAGACACTACTTGTGATTGAgttcattcaaaaagataTCCTCAAGGAAGatataaaatcaaaatctaGAGAATATCTTGATAAGTTGATAATTATCGATCCCTTGAGGAAAAATAGGTATTTATACCAAATAAGAGCTCTATGAAATGATTGTATTATTACATGAATATGAAGATCTCATTCAACCTCACTGATAGATCTTTTTTTGGTAGATATCGATTCTTCTTGAAGAGAGTTCTGGTTCAAAAcatatcttctttctttcacagCAAAGTTCCGTTCCTTTGACACGTAATCGTCTTTATCTAATGCTATTGGATCAACCTTTAGTCCCTGCTCAGGGCCAGCGgtcttttttatttcaatgaatGTTTCAATCTTTAGGTTTAAAGATTTGACAGTTTCATGGTCTTTTAAATCACATGCATCGAAGACATTGATATAAAAATTTAGAATATCGAAATACGCTTCATGAAAAGAAGCCGCATCCGTTTCAAATAAATTATATCGAACATTGGGccattttgtttcattAAGTAGTTCACATGCAAGTTTCAATACCGCCAATGCTATGGTATGAGGTGGGACGGTAATGAGCAATTCGAGTTTTAATACATCGAAGGCTATAAGCCATGCCAGTCGACAACAGCTGTAAGGTAATGAGA from Kluyveromyces lactis strain NRRL Y-1140 chromosome D complete sequence harbors:
- the CTK2 gene encoding Ctk2p (similar to uniprot|P46962 Saccharomyces cerevisiae YJL006C) — translated: MSNQSDLILSRPYLTKSQLQKSQKYNIPDRRTYNQKRILVFKYLCQLCVHLKLPRKVLEATMYFYHRYHAFNKFETEMCYDVGTSCLFLSCKQVETFKRLGEVCSTALKIRNVPRVTPDMVDAFKKRVMQMELRVLETCSFDYRVNNEVHIDEFIVKIGRELSLPYSCCRLAWLIAFDVLKLELLITVPPHTIALAVLKLACELLNETKWPNVRYNLFETDAASFHEAYFDILNFYINVFDACDLKDHETVKSLNLKIETFIEIKKTAGPEQGLKVDPIALDKDDYVSKERNFAVKERRYVLNQNSLQEESISTKKRSISEVE
- the BET4 gene encoding Rab geranylgeranyltransferase BET4 (highly similar to uniprot|Q00618 Saccharomyces cerevisiae YJL031C BET4 Alpha subunit of Type II geranylgeranyltransferase required for vesicular transport between the endoplasmic reticulum and the Golgi provides a membrane attachment moiety to Rab-like proteins Ypt1p and Sec4p) — encoded protein: MHGVTRREWTKELLRKKREKERQEILDYRELSDEVLELKNKRVANKDSLLKTTQLLNINPEFNTIWNYRREIIKLLAPSLDQTFWDGELAFTMDKLKVRPKVYWIWNHRVWCLEHYPNSPLKIWLKELAIVGKLLEMDARNFHGWHYRRYIVSTVERLSGNCLNSQEFEYTTAKINQNISNFSAWFQRTNIIEHMLARDQIADKESFIDDEFQYIKNAMFTDAEDQSVWTYLIWFIKESALKEHMTSEKYSSMLKELTEIIELINDDDISFSGKDNIWCLKTLLVIEFIQKDILKEDIKSKSREYLDKLIIIDPLRKNRYLYQIRAL